The nucleotide sequence TGCTGATCCGCCGCCGGAGGAAGGGGCAGTCTTAGGTTTGAGAGTCCATGCGAACCGTCGCGGAACCTGCCGTTCCAGACCGACAGCGCTTCGGTAGCCCACGTCGCCTGCCGGTTATCCAGCCAGTAGCTGCCGCGCCAGACGTTCTGCCAGGCGCCGAATTGATCCTTGACGCGCACGTATCCGGGGGGATCCACGTGGGCGTTGTCCTTCCGGAAGTGCCAATACCTGCCGACCGCCGTCACATAGGACTCGCACTGGATGCCGGTCTCGGCACCCATGTACAGATTGGCATTGGTATGAATCGGTCCGGCAAAGGTCATCGCGGGACCCGGATAGATTTCCAGGTCATTCTCGTAGAAGACGCCGAATTGAAAAAGCGGGATGAACTGATGCTGGATCTCCCGCACAATGGCGGCTTCCCGCCGGTCGCTGGATACCCGCGCTTGGACCGTGTACCGTTGTACGTAACCGCGCAAACCCGTATAATCTCCCGAAGAAATGATTTCTTCGGTCAACGGCCCGACTTTCGTGACCTGAAACTGATTCACGTTGAAACCGGAATAACTCGGGGGCGTGAGTTGATCAATCTGACTTTGCGTAGGATCGAGCGTGTTGTTGAGCAAGTTCTTCAGCTCGCCGCATCCCCATTCTACGGCTCCCTCAGCCGCATAGAACGTCCGAGCGTTGTCCAGCTGAACGGCGGTCACCTGAGTCTGCCGCGTTGACCGGAGAGCCGACGTGGTTGCAATGAAAATGAGTCCGGTCATCAGAATCAGCGCCACCACCATCACCAGACCTCGCTGATGAGCCGAACGCCCTCTGCCCTGCCCTTTTGACCCCACGGGTATATTCCGCATGTCTTTTCTCCACAGCAAATTACACATCATGCGCCCAGACTCAAGTTGCGGCCGCGCACCAGAAACCGATGTACGGTCCGGTGATAGCCGTCATACCAGTACGTCCCGTCCGGCAGATACAGAAATTCGGGATGGGCGTTTTCTTGACGATCCGAACGCGTTACTACCATGATCTCGACCGCCGTGACCCGGCTCCGCTCCCCGGTAGTCAGCGTGTATCCGGACCCATAGGGGTAGCCAGACGCCGGAATCGAGTTCCCGTCGCGATCCCAATAAAGGAACATCATATGATCCACGTGGGTAGCCACCGTTTTCATT is from bacterium and encodes:
- a CDS encoding pilus assembly PilX N-terminal domain-containing protein, whose amino-acid sequence is MRNIPVGSKGQGRGRSAHQRGLVMVVALILMTGLIFIATTSALRSTRQTQVTAVQLDNARTFYAAEGAVEWGCGELKNLLNNTLDPTQSQIDQLTPPSYSGFNVNQFQVTKVGPLTEEIISSGDYTGLRGYVQRYTVQARVSSDRREAAIVREIQHQFIPLFQFGVFYENDLEIYPGPAMTFAGPIHTNANLYMGAETGIQCESYVTAVGRYWHFRKDNAHVDPPGYVRVKDQFGAWQNVWRGSYWLDNRQATWATEALSVWNGRFRDGSHGLSNLRLPLPPAADQHVVVERGVAGDGPLEREAKYWYKATIRYVDGVLTDSLGNPLTQPGVYTYQANKFWDDRQDRWADVVDINIGTMISGGYAPPNGIIYITHSSGDYPAIRIMNAQTLPNGGLTIASNLPLYVKGNYNTVSKKGSALLCDAITLLSPNWDDAKSNWSLGSRVPTAMSINACVMTGHVPTDSGSTYSGGLENLFRFLENWSGVTVTYRGSIIDLWNSRQATASWNYGSFYTAPNRNWAFDTGLLTPANWPPGTPRVHTVQRGAWRQIS